Part of the Pagrus major chromosome 9, Pma_NU_1.0 genome, TTACTCTGCCTCAACCCCGCTCAAAAATCACATATATCATCCGCCCTGTCGGCCGGAGCGCGCCGTGCCACCAGTGTTTCCATCATTGCCGCAGTAATGCAAAACGTGGGTGAAACTCATAAATGTCAAATTCTGTTTAGCCAATCTGGGTGTATGAGTGTGGCTCTTTGTGGGCTGAGCTTCAGCAGAGCGCTGcagaggctttttaaaaaacctcAGCCATCTGCTTCTTATAAATCACAACAACTTACACGCTCATCTGAAGAACATTCGTAGCATTTCGGTGGATTGTGTCCAAAGATGACAGAGGTGACAAACAAATCATACAATGAATAACGAGGACTGATGTGCAGAAAAGATACTGAAAGTTTAATATCTGAAGAGTTATGATGCCTAACTGTGGGAGATTAAATAGGATTATATAGGTATTATTGGACATCTGGTACTAATTCAAACTTGCATATTCCTTATCAGCTAACCTGACATCACATGATGAAACTGGTATGATTTCACAGTTGTGGTATTGTTAAATCATTCAGGACTGAAGTGTTTCACCTGCACTAAAAGCActcgtcttttttttcatttctgtaaatgcttttctttcttttgaggAATAGATTCATCACAGGTCTTTGGCAGACATCAGTAACACTGCAGGCTAAActccctgtcctctgtccacCCAGCTGCTTGAATCAATAAAACCTACTTTTCTAAAGCCCAGACAACTTAATATCATTAAATGTCTGTATCCTTGCAGCACCGAGTATGAAAAATGCTGTCTTCTGTGTGGCCATTAAATTATCTAGGCCTTTCTAGTCATACTGGTGCGCAACTTGATGgcacagcagagtgacagagacagatggagggtGGTGCTGACAAGAAGAAGTCTGTGAATCTCAGAGAGACATTAAGACTTAAAGTCTGTTTGCCaaatacagagagaaaatagaaGCAGGGAGCATGTTGGATGATTAGAATTGAGAAATGATTCAAAAGATTTTGAAATGTTGCGCTTTGTACAACTGTTAGCCTCGTGAACTATGTCCCCAATACTTAACAACAGACTGATTATAAATCTGTCTAACATATTACCCAACAAAGTGTCCTATTATTCAAAACAACCCAAAATAAATCTGGTTTTCAGGTTGTGTTCACAGAATTCTTTAACAACTTCCTTCTAAGAAAATTCCTttgcaattattatttttcatagtACAGACACAttataaaaaatgcattttttgcaGGAACATGTTGCAgctaattattataataaataacaaactttacttatatagcacctttaaaaaaaagcaagacAATATtccagaataaacactcaacagacaagccaaacacaaggagcCTAGTctaaggtgagttaaaacaagaagacagagCAGGAAATGAACAAAACAGGGATGAAAAGTATGCAGGGGGAAAATAAAGTCAGATAGCTTAACAAGAATCTTCTCCTCAATCAACAACCAGACGACTGCAGTAAATCCGCTGAGACGAGAGTTCATTTCCTATATGAGATTTGCGCCATCTAGCGTCAAAAAGTAAACACTGTCTTATTTTGAAGGCGGAAGTTTAAAGCCAGAACGTGGGCCGGATGGATGCATCAAGTTACCCGCTGACACCTCGGGTGTGACCGGAAGTAAAGGCATTCATCCTTCAAAATAGAATTATATTTGAGCGTCCacagaataacagaaaaacacacgaTGGAATTGAATtatacagaaaatgtttcaaaaatatTCTCATTACGCATGTTCAATAAAAGGACTTGCTTGACCAAAAGCGTAAAGTAAAGGCATTGACAaagcaatgttttctttttatccttACCCCGTCTCAGGGATCGATGGTTTCTTTTTATTCTAGCCCCCATTATTTGCTTTTTCAGCAGAGGCAACACAATGTTTTCCAATGCAGGGTGATATCTGAAACGACAACCATACATATAAAGACAACTGCATAAAAAGACAGTCACATATTTACCTATAgaggtgcccaaacttttttgACCAAAATGGCAAATAAATGGTGGGCCATAGACAAAAAGCAAGCACCTATTGTATTGTaatgctcagattatgaaaataattaataattagggaTTTTTAATTGACTACACATAGTGGGCGTTAGATGTTAGAACAGTCTGGAgttctgatgtttttattttgaagcttcTCAGCGGAAGTTGCTCTTTACGTCATGGCTAACTTGAGCCGCTGTTAGCCATGAATGTATTGAGGAGAAGTGTGTTGGGGTTGTTAGCAGCCAGGCTGCATGCAGGCACTTCCAGCAGTAGGAGCATGGCTTACAGTGCGAAGATCGGTCCGTCCATCCTGAGCAGCGACCTGTCCTGTCTGGGCAGCGAGTGTGTGCGGATGATGGAGTGCGGGGCAGACTACCTGCACCTCGACGTTATGGACGGGTCAGTTTATCAGCCAGCCAGTCAGATAAGataagctagcatgctaacggCTAGCGAGCAAGTTCTGTCAGTGCGTGGGAGCTCAAGTTGGCTAACGTCAACAAGCTAAGCTAGCATGCCAGAAGTTAAGCTGGGGAAGTCCAATGTTTCTGTAACTGAGTTTATCTGGCTTAAGTCTGTCAGTGAAGAGGCTTTCAAGACCTCAGAgtgtcaaacattttatttcttccaAGTCTTAACAACAtgcttcttccttcttcctgcttgtttggacattttctgtcttcctccacACTTACGTAAGACGTTAGTTAGAGGCTGTTTATGCAAGATGAGAGTGTCATCACAactaaaagttaaaaatgtctgtttttgtttccctttgAAGGCACTTTGTCCCTAACCTCACATTTGGCCATCCCATGGTGGAGTGCCTCAGGAAGTCAGTAGGCCAGGACCCTTTCTTTGGTGAGAGAAAACCCCACACATGATGCTAGACTTTAACCCAGTTATCCCATTGAATCATGAATGCCTCCGCTGTGTGGTGGAGTGCAGCGTTATTGTGACAGTGTTACTGTTGCAGACATGCACATGATGGTGTCTCGGCCGGAGCAGTGGGTGAAGCCCATGGCTGCAGCAGGAGCCAACCAGTACACCTTCCACTTAGAGGCCACCACCAACCCTGGAAACCTCATCAAGGAGATAAAAGAGAGTGGCATGAAGGTGAAAAAGCAGTGCTGCAAAGCATCAGGGCTCTAATGTGTACAGAATAGAAAGCCACTCTTGCCactctttgtatttatttgagaTACCACATATCCTTAGAGAAactcatatttatatttctgcGAACTGATGTTAGGGAGTATTTGCAGCAACCAAAGTACAAACATGTATGTGCTGAGGTGTCTGTATTCTATGTCTTCACACTAACACTGCATGAGTTTCGCAGGTGGGTTTGGCCATTAAGCCTGGTACTACTGTTGAAGAGCTAGCACCCTGGGCTAACCAGATCGACATGGCTCTGGTCATGACTGTTGAACCTGGCTTTGGCGGACAGAAGTTCATGGAGGACATGATGCCCAAGGTGAGGACAGAACATCAGGGACCCTTACAAACCATTAATGTCTGTGCATATTCTTGGGGTAAGGAGGATCCGAAAGTGTGCGATTTCAGATGAGAGAGGTCTGGCAATGCAAGACTAGATATGACTTGAATGCCACACTTGTCAGCCTCCggtaaaatcagctgttccaACGTTTAACGTTACCCCGAGACTGCAAAGATTTAATGGTTGGCCATATTTCCTAACCCTATCGCCAGAGTATTGCATGGAAGGTATTTCATGGAGTGGAgaattacttaaaaaaaacaacctctgaTGCAATGTTTCTCTTAGTCTACATTGAAAAACGTTAATTAAAGTCTGTCGAGCATGTATGGCTGCTGCATATCTTATGTTAACGTAcagcagttacctgtctgtgtcaatttgattactttagataaagagggagagggagattaagaggatttagatattttcagcagaagtggccctcaaatgatgatgattgactCGGCGTATTCTCCATGCATAATGGGGACGTACTCCCCCGCGTGGTCGATGGAGGCTGCGTAGCCATCTGCAACTATCAGAGCCAAGTTCAGCCGATAACAATAGTTTGTAAAGAGTCCTATCGGCACCGATTAATCGGCCAAACCGATTAATTGGTCGACATCTAGTACATTTGCTCATTCAAGGTATTGAATTCTGCTGCAGTagtgttaaataaatatatatatatatatgtatttcaAATTTAATGTCCGTCAGAacaaaatattttgtgaaattatattaAAGCATTTGTTCCAGAAAAAAACTCTGTTTCCATTCCTTAAAGGGTCATTGTAACTACTActagtaataataatagtaatgtaataatgtatcctgtaatataataaaactctttttttacaaagcaacatttgacatttcatgCAAATTATGTCAGTATGTAAATGACacaataaatgtacaataaagTATAGCGTtcaaataatatcacaatatttttaggccatatcgCAAAAtacgatatacagtatatatcgATATTTTGAGTCTTctta contains:
- the rpe gene encoding ribulose-phosphate 3-epimerase — protein: MAYSAKIGPSILSSDLSCLGSECVRMMECGADYLHLDVMDGHFVPNLTFGHPMVECLRKSVGQDPFFDMHMMVSRPEQWVKPMAAAGANQYTFHLEATTNPGNLIKEIKESGMKVGLAIKPGTTVEELAPWANQIDMALVMTVEPGFGGQKFMEDMMPKVSWLRSQFPSLDIEVDGGVGPDTIHKCAEAGANMIVSGSAVISSDDPRSVIALLRTAVAEAIQKRSLDR